Below is a window of Malania oleifera isolate guangnan ecotype guangnan chromosome 1, ASM2987363v1, whole genome shotgun sequence DNA.
TTATGGTAGAGAAAATGGATGTATTACATATGTaccaggtgtgtgagttggtgagactTCCAGTGTGAAAGAGGGTGATAGTATGTagtggagtgatgtatctgtttTGTGTGAATGACATGCTATTGGTTGGAAAGGCTTTAATTGAGGCTAATCAGTTAAGAACTCTACTAAAAAGTTTTGATATGAATGTGTTGGATATACCCAAGATAAGTCTTGGTTTGTTGATTCACATAGACAAAACAAtagggagattagtgttatcttagggtggttttaAGGATAGAGCTATAgggagattggtattatctcagggtgactttaTGGATGGAATCGCAGGGAGACTTTGTTTTCTGTCTATAGGGGGTTCTGTGGACAATTAACATGGAATGTCTACCGCTCGGAACCTAAGGACGGGTTGTGATgttcgggatatgtcaaaggttccctaTAATTGTGTAATGGGGTGTTTCAATAGGCAGCATAGTGAATCattagttgttagttttgttgaagactatgcaagCGACTTTTGTGATAGAAGGCTTGCAGTAATGTTTGTGTTTTCTGTTGTGGAAAGGTTTTTTTTGGAAGCTTAGGGCATCTACAACTATATCAGGGTTGATGGTCGAAGCTGAAACTGCCATTGGCAAGTTCAAgtggcattgcttggacttggcgtttgtctccaagtgctagaaaggTAGACAAACGCAACCAAACATTCTAAGTTTGATGCAAGGTGATATGCTTACCCCCCaaagttgatgtaggacaagataCGGTGACCTAATCCTACCAAttttcaaccctcacaagcaagcatacacactcaaacactttaaattaagaattcagtTAATCAACATAAACACATAAACCATGTTATATTTCACATGTTCCAGGATTTTGAATAGGTGTAATATGTTGTTCAGATTAAGTCTCAATTGATTCTTTCATAAAGATATTAAGTTAAATGCGAACAGATGTtacttcaatatttcaagaataaaattctaAGCTTAGCAAGAAATATTCCCATAAGTGATTTTaaagctagcaagtatcaatacaGAATTCTAATAGCTTAGATGTGATCTTTAACATGGATGTTCAGAATTTCAAGCATAGGCTTACACAAGGTTAATAAAAAACTCAAACAACgtgaaataatattgaaatttcaaaatctgGGTCACTACAGTCTACTATGGATcaagggtcagtcgcttgaagaatttaaaaacatatttatgGAGTGGCAGTGTtgggtcagttgactgacaaaAGGACCTCAGTCGACTGATTGAGATTTCAGACAAAATACCAAAAGTCAGTATAAGGTCAATTGACTGACCATTAGGGTTAGTTGACTGACTTGCTACGGGAttgaatgaaaatgaaaggattcAAGGTTGTTTCTCAACGAATACTTAAGGAACTTTAAACAAATGTTCTCAATCAATTTTAGGTTGGTTTAAGAAGAATCTTACCAAGGTAAATCGTTGAATGGCTCAGTTTGATTGACACAAATTCAGATTATACCTTTGAAATTCCTTAATTAAGCTTTGAAGTTGTAATGAAGCTGCTGTATACTTGGGATGCTCCAAGAAAATACGGAAATCACCACGAACTTTGAAGAATGCCTTCACGATTTCCTCCACAAGCAGTTAGAACTCTTCTAGAGTCCTTTGTGCACACTTTGATATATTGATGGAGGACGTGTGGATTATGGATGGATGATGGATGGAGGACGTGAATGATGGAAATGAATGGTATCGCTGGATAGATATTGGTCTCATACCAACTGATCTTCGGGAAGAACGAATGTAGCCTCTCGCTACTCAATCACAAGGATCGGAACAAGCTTAGACAAGCTCATGAAGACAAAGTCTTTAACTGAAATTCAATATTACTTAACTCTTACTACTATTACAACAATTACAATGGAGAAATATATAGACTTGACATGGGGAAGGGGATAAACACAACATTAGCTAACTTAAGTTAGCATAGgggacaaaataaataaaaattacaactCTCAACAAAACTCACAACTTTCAAACATAATAAAGACACCTATTTTCTAAACACAATAATAACTAAACACAACTTACAAGACACTGCACATGCAAGCAAGATGTCTTGCAAGGCTACATATTAAATGTAACAAAGTCAATAGTCAAAGGGGGAGGCCCAATAGTGTGGGGCACAATGGAACCATGtgggggcccacaagaccatgtggggcccacaaggggTCTTGATCTCGGATTTGCTTCGACATCTCTACTGGGGTCTTTCTCACACTAAACGTCTTCTAGATACTCCATGAATTCCTACAAAGCAACGAACAAAAAGGCATCTAGAGTTCTTCCATGTGTTAGCATGTCGGTGAAGGAAATGTGGACTTTTGGAGGTCGTCCATGCGTCGTAACATCTGCAAAATAAATGTGGACATCTTAAGGCCATCCACATGTCATAATATCTTAAAATGTCATGGGCAACATATGTCGATCCCCATcaaagttcaaggtggagcaatcagatatgtttttcaggttctcctaaCGGGTATATAATCgtcaaggtgaagattgttgtatttgtgtgtgactcttatacttagtgggcCTCattaacaaaagaagaaaaacatatgtatTTGAAGTCTTGTGTAGTGTagcaaagactcgtcgacgagtgtgtcccactcgtcaacgagtagatATCGAGAGACCTAAAAATTCAGAGGTTATGAGATATTGAGAGCAGGAAAGTTAGAAATCAAAAACTAGTCAACAAGTGGCCATAATAGTCAACAAGTGGCCTTctttctctcgtcgacgagtgctcaTGGGCTGCAACAaggaattaaaattttgaattagaaCGTTGGGGTAGTTGGGTATTTGGTgggaaacctccgaggggttgttaaaaatatatttttctggaCATATCGAGAAGTGAGatggtgagagaaggagagaagattaTTGTATACTATTGTAGAGTGTACCTTTGATTTTCATGGTGAAACTATTGTCGATTTGTCTCGTgaatgtaggctttgctgaaccacgcAATTTGTGGTATCGTTGCTTTTATCTTTACTTTCTTTATATTGTTATGGTTGTGGAAGTATTCTCTTTTTCATCATTTAGATTATTGCAAGTGTATATTTGATTCTTTACAACAATATtgttattccgctgtgcattgttTGAGGGGCGTTAATTTCACAAGAAACTAAATGATATTCAATACACATGTCTCATTTTTCTATTTAAGTTTTTCAAACTTCTCCTTTCTCATCCttgtttgttattatcaaaaagaATTGGGAGAAGAAATTCTCTCATAAATcataattattcaaaattttaatattaattaataagataTGCAATGTACTCAACATTGACATGGTATCCTTCTAAACTAgtccatacaaatttaaattttaatataattttacaataaacatttcaatataacaaattcgtagtttcatgaaaaacattGTCACAAGTCACcatttcttaaaatatttcaaataaattaatcaaatttcacaaattttatattatatcaatgcataaatagtcaaaagttgaATGGCACAATGTTTTCATTCAAGCCCACACACATTCTTTTTCTACAAACCGAATTTTATTGGAAAGAACATTTTATGGGAAATCAAAAcacaagttaaaacaaattttttttaaataatctaAGATGAAACTTTGGGctaaaaattattctaaatttAGAAAATTCGAATTCAAAAACTCAGGTAGTGTCATTTCTAAACAAAATTAAGTTCTAAATAAAGGGTATTATTTTTTGTAATTGATTTGATCTTCCTTTTGTATCCATATTCTCTTAATacgaacatatatatatatatatatatatatatatatatatatatatatatatatttcttagaTTGAGCAAAGCGTAAGAGCAATATTCATTTCTATCTCAAAGATTGCATATCACAAAAGGACTAGCAGGTTGggtagattttataaataaattttataagaatattattttttacCGTGATTGTTCCTAATACTGAATTTTGCAAAAAACACATCTTTAACTCACTAAAATTTTGTCTAAATTCTCATTTTCTTGAGTAAATTTTGAAAGCACataattaaaattctcaactTTCATTCTAATATGCAGTCATTAATTAATAGGAATTTAGTATCATTGAGTCCAGAGTCCAGTCCAATGGTGACAACCAAAACAAGTACACCCTTATAAGTTCACCATACTTGAAAAACGAGAAAACTACTTTTCGAAACCTGAACCAATTAACTCCatcttattttgattttaatttgtgtaaatttggacaaaacagaatataattttatattatattttattcaaattcaaaatcaagtTTATATCTCCAAAATTTCCATGAAATAAAAAAGTAATACTAATTCCTCGTGCAGATTGCTTGACACAGCtattagaagatgaagaagaaagcCAATGAAGCCTCACAGATTCACTGATTAAGATTTTTGACTCATTACACGAATCACAAATGAAAGAACAAACACATTTTATTTCTGCTGTTCTGAAGATCTAGAGGGCCAAACGGCCAGGGAGTGGATTCAAATAACTGAAGTAACACAGTAATTGAAAAAACAGGGCAACAACATACGTAGAAGGATCCTACAAACAGTCAGCAAATGGTTAATTGCTAGGATACACAAGAGATTGTTGATTTTCAACCTGGGTAATTTCAAGTtgaattgttttttattttattcacgACTGCACGATCATGATTAatgtttatataaataatttaaaacaaGAAGAGCGTGAAACGATATCTTCAGTGGCTTTTCTTCGAACAGCTTCTGGGCATTTCAAGCACTGCTGCTCTTGGCATAGACCCCGTAGGTAGAAGGGTTTTGGGTGGTGTTTCTCTTCGTGGGGTAGGAGGGCTGCATTGCGATGCCGCACTTGCCGAAGGAATTCTCGGCCAGATTGCGCTGCATCCTTATGTAACCAGTCTCGCCCCAGCCGGCGCCCCATGAGTTCCTCACTATCCAGTAATCCTTCCCATTTTCCGTGCCATACCCAACCGCCGCCACCCCATGGTCCAGCTCTGTTCCGCATTCCCCCGTGAATACCCCCTGCTCCAGTTATTGCAGTTACaaaattaatgaaattaaaagcAGAGTCTCCAAAATCCCCAAAGATTTATCGAACAAATTGCTTCCTACAAGTTTTTGACACATTACCGAATCGTAGAGTTGGAAAGCACGGCCGCCGGCATTAATGGCGACGCTAACGGGTTGATTTGCCACTGCCTTCTTCAGGGACTTCTCGTCAAATGGGGGAACATCTTCAAACCCATCAATGCTTGCTGCCTTCGCACGCATCtgcaatttttattcaaaaaattaagcAAGAACGCCCAATTAAACTCCAGTTATGCTCGTGAAATGATGACAAAAGaagaccttttttttttgtttgttttgttttttcaaaTATGCATGAGGAAAGTGATAATGTACTGACGAGAGACTCATCGCAGCTGCCGTCGGCGGCGGTGTAAGGGTAGTTCTGTTCGGTGTTGATGCCGCCGTTGCCGATGATGAATTCGAAAGCGTAGTCCATGACGCCTCCATTGCATCCCGAGTTGTACAGTGTGTCACAGTCGACGAGCTCTTGCTCGGATAGAGAGACTAGTTTGCCAGTGACGATCTGGTTGATGCCTTCCACTGCTGCGATTGTTGAGAATGCCCAGCAACTCCCTGTGTACACCATATTacttaattttaataaattgATTGAAGTGCCCTTATGTGTCTTTGTAAATATATGTAAATGttgctattttatatttatatactttTTAGCTCTTTTTTGCTAGAAATTAACGGACACATAAAGTGTATGTACCATAATTTTCTCATTTGCatgtattttaattaaattagaccatttttttttatacatgCATCCAAAATGTCTAATAATTTCTCCTTTTTGACAGCTGGCAATGTCTAATCACTTGAGGCCAAGATTTTGGCCAATTCCGATAGAGTATGTTatttagtgagtacaattgaattATAAAAGGAGAgaaatcaaatttaatttttagggtttggatAAGTAAGACAAGTTTTATTTACTAAAAATTCtgaaataatttatatataagttAAAAGACACTCACAAGTTAGATAAAAAGATAGAGAtctattctaaaattttaaaaatatcatgaaatcttcttaaaatttgataaaaagacataaacttttcctaaaaaaacttattttttcataaaatataaaagaatgtttgtattttttttaaaaaaatctcaggttcttgaaatttttgaaacttcaattaagattattattatttttttttattattatcaaacTTCAAGGAATGTTTACAACTTTTGTcttacgtatatatataaaatatgtaatgTTGATGATGAATTATTGGTTAGGAAAATGCACATGTTACCAATGCTTCCAAATAAGTTCAACCAATAGTCTTTCTGGACGGTTTAACTGAAAGTCCAATAACCTATGGTCTACCTACCAGCCTTTCACCACCTACACTTAAAAGCCCCCGACctgttgaataatttttttttccactttAATGTTGCTTAAATGTCTATTTCTTTCTCCAAcccaaattacaaattaaattacaaaataaGCAAGAATGGCAACGCATACCAACATctaaattaccaaaaaaaaaaaaaatctaatttaaaagAAAGATAATACAAaagcaaatgaaaaaaaaaaatcagaaaattaacataaaagcaaaaaagaaaacgAACCGCATTGTCCTTGGTCTTTAACCGGATTAACAGCTCCCTTCGCCCTCCAATCCACAGATTCCGGCAACTCGTCTCCGGCCCGGAAAGCGTACCGGCTGCTGCTGGAGCCCCTGGACTTGGCAAAGCTGCGCATATAATTGCCACCCAAGTACATGGACCGGAACTCCTCGTTGGTGAGGTCGGCGAACCGGTTCAACCCCACCTTGTAGGACCGGTTCAAGGCGTTGTGCTCCTCAATGAACCTCAAGTTGTCCTTAAAAATCTGAAACCTCTCCTGCTTCTCTCCCAGCCCGTTATACGTTTTCCGGTGGTCGGCTAGCCACCGCTCGTAGATGCCCATCACCTCCTCCTCCGTTCTCTCCGACGAGCCGCCGCTCATGTGGTGGCTGTCGTAGGTGATGATGGACATGTCCACGGCGGACGAGAGggtgaaaaagagaaagaagagggCAGCCATTGCCATGGctgacgaagaagaagaagaggaagaagatctGTAGGGACTCATCATAACTGTAACTATATATGTATGAAGTTTAtgatgaatgaatgaatgaattgaattgaattgaattgaaggGTGTGGGTTATTTATAGGTCCAAATTATAATATAAAAACTCGGGTCTGTATATTAATGTTTGTACGGGAAGTCATGTATAACTTTATGGTAATTCCCGCAACAGGAAGGGGCCTGGTACGTCTTTCATGGGCCGGGACACAGATCCAATAAGGCTTTGCCACGTTgaatttgttgattttttttggCCTTTTTGTTTCccatgccaaaaaaaaaaaaaaaaaaatcctcttcGAGGACCACTATGTTTCTCTTGCCAAACCCTTTCGGTTCGAAATCACGCCAAGTAGTGTAGTACGTATATTCGATCAAACTACAAATAGACTTTATTTGATTACTAATTACTTAGTATGATTTCATTGGTGACCGGAGTACCATAAAAATTTACTATACCTATATTATAAAAATGAGACGTCTAATTTCTTGTCTCGTATTTGTACTGCAAaaataattacttttattttatttatcattttcaagAATATAAAAAATGACAATCCTATATACAAAGTCCCACATATATggccatattttttttaattagcgGATTATTATTGTCTTAAGTGAAAAAGCTCTGTGTCTTTTCCAAATAAAGGGTGTTCATTAAAAACTATCTCTTTGTTTATGAGGCcatttcaattaaaattaaatattacaaaaatgataatttattaataaggaaggggagaccaaatgattcttggttttggaaatcaattatggctaCCATTTcaaaagttatggataatgttaaaattttggtgaaagGTGGAAAATCATCTTTTTCGTTCGATAAGTGGCTGTCATCAGACCCGTTATCTATAAGCACTAaagatattttgaacaagaaactgtgtattaaggattgttagctgaataataattggaactctgatttagtactaGAATTGGTTGGTGCGGATAAAATAATGGAAATTTTGGACCAGGTGCCGGttggtaaaagtgggcaggatatttttgtccgGAAGCCTGCCCCTGAcgataatttttctacaaaaacggcttgagaggcagtgaggagtagaaatgataattttgtgtggaatgactggttttgacattTTTTATTgtccagaagaatctcaatgtgtttatggagagtctggtttagatgcttggttGTAGATAATAAaattcaggccaaaggaatatcgatgatttcgacttgtgattgctgcgttcagagaagtcaggaaaacattgatcatattctttctttaggtgagctGGTTTCAGAGGTTTGGCATTGGGCTAGTGTGGCATTGAGGATTCCTTTCTAACGATCCATTtcctggaaaaataaaatggcaaattggttccactatacTCAATAATCGTCCATTAAAAGTATTTTAATCAGGCTGATTTCGTGTTTGATAATGTGATGCCTCTGGAATCGAAAATGTAAAGCTAGAATGGGAGGAGTTTATCAAAGTACAGATAAGATGTGAAAAATTGTTCGATTctaggttagttttattgctgagagcacaaattcttttcaaaaattgaagaattcggacattaagattttgaatgagtttcaaattaagcatcagggagtttgcgacagacttgaaaaaattatttcgtgggttaaatctccaatagggtggataaaacttaattgtgattgGAGTTGTAAGGGCAATCCGAGTACTTCAGAAGGTGGatgaattattcgggattgccatgacatggtaaaagtgactttttcaaattattttggcAATAATATGAATAATAGTGTGAAATTAAAAGCAATCAAAAAAGGAATTCGTTTATACAAATGTTTGcgttattttaatgtgattattaaaagtgactcgcgaattatagttgattggctttgaaaaggtagatgtactttgtgataTCTTTGGAATTTTTAGGAGGAGCTCATGGTGGAGTTAGAAtgagtgaacgtcatggtgatgcatcaatataggaaagacaatagtgcgactgattttcttacttaagaaggagaaatgagaaaaaaGTATAATTTACGAAAAACAATACCTTCTACCACATTATCTGAAAGGTACTCttcagatggataggtggggtctcatttccattcgtcattagttcaactctagagtttcgtttgatatatttttatttgattttggttgtatttatgTTTCTATCTTCTTttttagttatgtttagttttgttattCTTATTTGATTGGTTGCTCGTGTTGTTTTTTTAGGAGAGTTTTCTTGTAATCTTCCTTTTACTTATCTTATAACCACAATATTCTTtcgtcaaaagtgagggtatattaataaataaatggaggtgtcactctcttttagtaaccaaaataaataaataaataaataatattaataattaaaattaactgGCAAGTAGGGTTTGGCGTTTTAGACCCTAGGCATACAATTTGATAGAGGAAGGACATATATAGATCATTAGCCATTTACCTTTTCTTCAAATAAAtccttaaaaaataattatgCTTAGAGGACaatttcatctttcttattattataattaaaagGTTGTTTTGTTGTGCTAATATAGTTGTTATGATTAAGAGTGTTCTCCAATTTTGAACTCCTATCTAAAATAATTGCTTTTTTGTTTAAAGTGCCATAAATAAATAGTATATAACTCTCAATAAAAGTATATTTATACCGCTCAATTATAttccatgatttttttttaaaaattattagttATATTTCAAGCATTGACTAAATTTTATGTAACAAAATTATGCTCTTATGTTTCATAATTGAAGACATGAGGATAAGCGACCTAACCTGGTTGGTGCTTTTACAATTTACTTTAATGATTCCTAAGTTGGGCTCTAATTGAAAGTAcatttagtgttttttttttaaaaataaacttacaaACATATCCCAATTATTGCAAAACTTTTgatacaaaagaaagaaaaaacttaTGAAAGCCTCTTCCTTTCCTTGCCTTGTAAATGTAAActccaacaatatatatacaacagTTAGAATCAATTGGACTACTTGGTGATATTCTTCTCTCTAATTCTGCAAGATATAAATTAGCAATTCTACCAAAAGGACCCGGAAGGTAATGAGTTACTCATACAACGCATTCTTGTACAATGCTGAAGGCTCTAGGCTGAGTAGCAAAA
It encodes the following:
- the LOC131144834 gene encoding zingipain-2-like, which gives rise to MMSPYRSSSSSSSSSAMAMAALFFLFFTLSSAVDMSIITYDSHHMSGGSSERTEEEVMGIYERWLADHRKTYNGLGEKQERFQIFKDNLRFIEEHNALNRSYKVGLNRFADLTNEEFRSMYLGGNYMRSFAKSRGSSSSRYAFRAGDELPESVDWRAKGAVNPVKDQGQCGSCWAFSTIAAVEGINQIVTGKLVSLSEQELVDCDTLYNSGCNGGVMDYAFEFIIGNGGINTEQNYPYTAADGSCDESLMRAKAASIDGFEDVPPFDEKSLKKAVANQPVSVAINAGGRAFQLYDSGVFTGECGTELDHGVAAVGYGTENGKDYWIVRNSWGAGWGETGYIRMQRNLAENSFGKCGIAMQPSYPTKRNTTQNPSTYGVYAKSSSA